A region from the Colwellia sp. PAMC 21821 genome encodes:
- the ileS gene encoding isoleucine--tRNA ligase, giving the protein MSDYKQTLNLPATSFAMKGNMANREPNMLKGWAEKDLYGQIRAAKKGKKSFILHDGPPYANGDIHLGHSVNKILKDIIVKSKTLSDFNAPYVPGWDCHGLPIELMVEKKVGKPGHKVSASVFREKCREYAAKQVNAQREDFKRLGVFADWDNPYRTMDFDTEANIIRSLGKIAENGHLHQGFKPVHWCTDCGSSLAEAEVEYQDKQSPAIDVKFTAVDQSIADKFNHPEDHAGEGSVSVVIWTTTPWTLPANRAVSVNAEVEYTLVQAETEQGKERFILASDLVTSCMDRFGISKYHALGFCKGCDLDLVQLKHPFYDFTVPVILGDHVTTDSGTGCVHTAPGHGVEDFVVGKLYNLEVANPVGANGVYLDDTPLFAGQHVFKANANVVETLKEHGTLVHHHALEHSYPHCWRHKTPLIFRATPQWFISMDNKGLRKDSLSEIEKTQWIPDWGQRRIESMVEGRPDWCISRQRTWGVPMALFIHKDTGALHPCSIELIETVAKRVEEKGIQAWFDLEASELIGADAQEYVKVPDTLDVWFDSGTTHYSVINAREEFDGIADLYLEGSDQHRGWFMSSMISSVAMNGKAPYKQVLTHGFVVDAKGHKMSKSLGNVITPKEITNTLGADILRLWTASVNYTQEITAGDEIFKRQADAYRRIRNTSRFLLSNLNGFDPKTDSIAFDDMVALDRWAVDKAAQLQADIIAAYDEYEFHVVVHKLMNFCTTELGGFYLDIIKDRQYTAKEDSVARRSCQTAMYLIAEAMTRWMAPILSFTAQEIWQALPTASGDTREEFVFTGVWFDGLPKTSTTSALNNDYWNELLLVRTEVNKALENARKEKQVGKALEAAVTLYTTAELAEKLQQLGEELRFVLITSKAVVNVVESAPAEALATEVNGLWLTVAPAEGAKCDRCWHVTEDIGQSEEHPELCGRCISNVDGDGEVRQFA; this is encoded by the coding sequence ATGAGTGATTACAAGCAAACCCTAAATTTGCCCGCAACGTCTTTTGCGATGAAAGGTAACATGGCAAATCGTGAACCTAATATGCTAAAAGGATGGGCTGAGAAAGACTTATACGGTCAAATTCGTGCCGCTAAAAAAGGCAAAAAGTCATTCATTTTGCATGACGGCCCTCCGTATGCAAATGGTGATATTCATTTAGGTCACTCTGTTAATAAAATTTTGAAAGACATTATTGTTAAATCAAAAACTTTATCAGATTTCAATGCGCCATACGTGCCGGGTTGGGATTGCCACGGTTTACCGATTGAATTAATGGTTGAGAAAAAGGTCGGAAAACCCGGTCATAAAGTTTCTGCTAGTGTTTTTCGTGAAAAGTGTCGTGAATATGCAGCTAAGCAAGTTAATGCTCAACGTGAAGATTTCAAACGTTTAGGTGTTTTTGCTGACTGGGATAATCCTTACCGCACGATGGATTTTGATACTGAAGCTAACATTATTCGTTCATTGGGGAAAATTGCTGAAAATGGCCATTTACACCAAGGTTTCAAACCTGTGCATTGGTGTACAGATTGTGGTTCTTCTTTAGCAGAAGCTGAAGTAGAGTATCAAGATAAGCAATCTCCGGCGATTGATGTAAAGTTTACTGCTGTTGACCAAAGTATTGCTGATAAATTTAATCACCCGGAAGATCATGCCGGAGAAGGTTCAGTATCCGTTGTGATCTGGACTACCACACCTTGGACACTACCTGCTAACCGCGCAGTTTCAGTTAATGCGGAAGTAGAATATACCCTAGTACAGGCGGAAACAGAGCAAGGAAAAGAGCGCTTTATCTTAGCCTCTGATCTAGTGACTTCGTGTATGGATCGCTTTGGTATCAGCAAATACCACGCGTTAGGTTTTTGTAAAGGGTGTGATTTAGACCTTGTGCAATTAAAACACCCATTTTATGATTTTACCGTGCCGGTTATTTTAGGTGATCATGTTACTACCGATTCTGGTACGGGTTGTGTTCATACTGCACCAGGTCATGGTGTTGAAGATTTCGTTGTTGGTAAATTATATAACCTAGAAGTAGCAAATCCTGTTGGTGCTAATGGTGTTTATTTAGACGATACGCCATTGTTTGCTGGTCAGCATGTTTTTAAAGCTAATGCTAATGTAGTTGAAACTTTAAAAGAACATGGCACATTAGTGCATCATCATGCACTAGAGCATTCTTACCCACATTGCTGGCGTCATAAAACTCCGTTGATTTTCCGTGCTACACCGCAGTGGTTTATCAGTATGGATAATAAAGGTTTACGTAAAGACTCATTAAGCGAAATTGAAAAAACTCAGTGGATCCCTGACTGGGGTCAACGTCGAATTGAATCTATGGTTGAAGGTCGTCCTGATTGGTGTATTTCACGTCAACGTACGTGGGGCGTGCCAATGGCATTGTTCATTCATAAAGATACCGGTGCCTTGCATCCTTGCAGTATTGAATTAATTGAAACTGTTGCTAAGCGTGTTGAAGAAAAAGGCATTCAAGCATGGTTTGATTTAGAAGCATCAGAGCTTATTGGTGCTGACGCACAAGAATACGTGAAAGTGCCTGATACGCTTGATGTTTGGTTTGACTCAGGTACGACGCATTATTCTGTGATTAACGCCCGTGAAGAATTTGACGGTATTGCTGACTTGTATCTTGAAGGTTCGGATCAGCATCGTGGTTGGTTTATGTCTTCAATGATCTCTTCTGTAGCAATGAATGGAAAAGCGCCATACAAACAAGTGCTAACGCATGGCTTTGTGGTTGATGCTAAAGGTCATAAAATGTCTAAATCTTTAGGCAATGTTATTACGCCTAAAGAAATTACGAATACCCTAGGCGCAGATATTTTACGTTTATGGACCGCATCGGTAAATTACACGCAAGAAATCACTGCCGGTGATGAAATATTTAAACGCCAAGCTGATGCCTATCGTCGTATTCGCAATACCTCACGCTTTTTATTATCAAACTTAAACGGCTTTGATCCAAAAACAGATTCAATTGCCTTTGATGATATGGTGGCGCTTGATCGTTGGGCGGTTGATAAAGCAGCACAGTTACAAGCAGACATTATTGCGGCTTATGACGAATATGAATTTCACGTGGTTGTACACAAGCTAATGAACTTCTGTACGACAGAGCTTGGTGGCTTTTATTTAGACATTATTAAAGACCGTCAATACACAGCGAAAGAAGACAGTGTTGCTCGACGCTCATGCCAAACGGCGATGTATTTAATTGCTGAAGCCATGACACGTTGGATGGCACCAATTTTGTCTTTTACTGCACAAGAGATTTGGCAAGCGCTTCCTACAGCATCAGGTGATACTCGTGAAGAGTTCGTGTTCACTGGTGTTTGGTTTGACGGTTTACCAAAAACGTCTACGACCAGTGCTTTAAATAATGATTATTGGAACGAGCTTTTATTAGTGCGTACCGAAGTGAATAAAGCGTTAGAAAATGCCCGTAAAGAAAAGCAAGTAGGTAAAGCACTTGAAGCAGCGGTTACATTATATACGACAGCTGAACTTGCAGAAAAATTACAGCAATTAGGTGAAGAACTACGCTTTGTCTTAATCACTTCTAAAGCGGTTGTTAACGTTGTTGAAAGTGCGCCAGCAGAAGCATTAGCCACTGAAGTTAATGGTTTATGGTTAACTGTTGCGCCAGCCGAAGGCGCTAAATGTGATCGTTGTTGGCATGTCACTGAAGACATTGGCCAAAGCGAAGAGCATCCAGAACTTTGTGGCCGTTGTATTAGCAACGTAGATGGTGATGGTGAAGTGCGTCAATTCGCTTAA
- the lspA gene encoding signal peptidase II: protein MKNLFTQTGLRWWWLTVIFLVADQVTKQLIVSNMDLYQSIDILPFFNLTYVHNLGAAFSFLADQGGWQRWFFTAIAAIASIVFIVWLAKTPKQQALLSVAFALMLSGAVGNLIDRVLFGYVIDFLDFYGFGYHFPAFNIADSMIFIGAALMIFDSFKNGESSKNTQDINS from the coding sequence ATGAAAAATTTATTTACCCAAACAGGTTTGCGTTGGTGGTGGTTAACCGTTATTTTTTTAGTGGCGGATCAAGTAACTAAGCAGTTAATCGTCAGTAATATGGATTTGTATCAATCTATTGATATCCTGCCTTTTTTCAACTTAACTTATGTCCATAACTTGGGGGCTGCCTTTAGCTTTCTTGCTGACCAAGGTGGTTGGCAACGTTGGTTTTTTACGGCGATTGCCGCTATTGCGAGTATTGTTTTCATTGTTTGGCTGGCAAAAACACCTAAACAACAAGCGTTGCTATCAGTAGCATTCGCTTTAATGCTAAGTGGTGCTGTAGGCAACTTGATTGATCGTGTGCTGTTTGGCTATGTTATCGACTTTTTAGACTTTTATGGCTTTGGTTATCATTTTCCTGCCTTTAACATTGCTGACTCGATGATATTCATTGGGGCCGCATTGATGATTTTTGATTCATTTAAAAATGGTGAGTCGAGTAAAAATACACAAGACATTAATTCTTAA
- the fkpB gene encoding FKBP-type peptidyl-prolyl cis-trans isomerase translates to MTNLVTASSEIIAHITMKLADGSAADSTKVNKKPAKIIMGDTSISPAFEAQLLGMSAGESKEFVLAAVDAFGEPLPENIHYMDISKFSDEAPAVVGNIITFTQPGGELPGMIKDVSGSSVTIDFNHPLAGQEVTFVIDVVEVI, encoded by the coding sequence ATGACAAATTTAGTAACAGCTTCTTCAGAAATTATCGCCCATATCACCATGAAACTGGCTGATGGCTCTGCTGCAGATAGTACCAAAGTTAATAAAAAACCAGCGAAAATTATCATGGGAGATACCAGCATTTCCCCAGCATTTGAAGCGCAACTTCTCGGTATGTCAGCCGGTGAAAGCAAAGAGTTTGTTTTAGCTGCTGTCGATGCCTTCGGTGAACCACTGCCGGAAAATATTCACTATATGGATATTAGTAAATTCAGTGATGAGGCTCCTGCTGTAGTAGGTAACATTATTACCTTTACTCAACCGGGTGGTGAGTTACCTGGTATGATTAAAGATGTTTCTGGTAGCTCAGTAACTATCGACTTTAATCATCCTTTAGCTGGTCAAGAAGTCACGTTTGTAATTGACGTTGTTGAAGTTATCTAG
- the ispH gene encoding 4-hydroxy-3-methylbut-2-enyl diphosphate reductase, giving the protein MEIILANPRGFCAGVDRAISIVDRALDLFEAPIYVRHEVVHNKFVVNGLKDRGAVFVDELNEVPDDSTVIFSAHGVSKAVRNEAKNRGLKVFDATCPLVTKVHMEVSRTSRKDIECILIGHAGHPEVEGTMGQYESTQGGIYLVESTEDVETLEIKNSEKLYYCSQTTLSVDDTSDVIDALRKKFPLIQGPRKDDICYATQNRQDAVRAIAEQVDLLLVVGAKNSSNSNRLRELAEKIGTTSYLIDTADDIDVSWLNNVDKVGVTAGASAPAILVQQVIEALKSFGGQEVIEYPGRAENTVFAVPIELR; this is encoded by the coding sequence ATGGAAATTATTTTAGCTAACCCTCGAGGTTTTTGTGCCGGCGTTGACCGAGCTATCAGCATTGTCGATAGAGCACTTGATTTATTCGAAGCACCTATTTATGTTCGCCATGAAGTGGTCCATAACAAGTTTGTAGTTAACGGATTAAAAGACCGTGGTGCCGTGTTTGTTGATGAGCTTAATGAAGTGCCTGATGACAGTACGGTAATTTTCAGTGCTCATGGTGTGTCGAAAGCCGTTCGTAATGAAGCGAAAAACCGTGGTTTAAAAGTGTTTGACGCTACTTGCCCGTTGGTTACCAAAGTGCATATGGAAGTTTCACGTACTAGCCGAAAAGATATCGAATGTATTTTGATTGGACATGCGGGTCATCCCGAGGTCGAAGGTACTATGGGGCAATATGAAAGTACGCAAGGTGGTATCTATTTAGTTGAATCTACTGAAGATGTTGAGACACTTGAAATTAAAAATTCAGAAAAACTGTATTATTGTAGTCAAACTACGTTATCGGTAGATGATACTAGTGATGTTATTGATGCTTTAAGAAAGAAATTTCCTTTAATTCAAGGACCGCGTAAAGACGATATTTGTTATGCAACACAAAATCGTCAAGACGCAGTACGTGCTATTGCAGAGCAAGTAGATTTATTGCTGGTTGTTGGCGCTAAAAACAGCTCTAATTCTAATCGTTTAAGAGAGTTAGCAGAGAAAATTGGTACCACATCCTATTTAATTGATACTGCTGATGATATAGATGTTTCTTGGTTAAATAACGTCGATAAAGTTGGCGTAACTGCTGGAGCATCAGCACCTGCCATATTGGTTCAGCAAGTTATAGAAGCGCTTAAATCCTTTGGTGGTCAAGAGGTTATTGAATATCCGGGTAGAGCAGAAAATACTGTATTTGCGGTGCCGATAGAATTGCGCTAG